A window from Salvia miltiorrhiza cultivar Shanhuang (shh) chromosome 2, IMPLAD_Smil_shh, whole genome shotgun sequence encodes these proteins:
- the LOC131013534 gene encoding protein GRAVITROPIC IN THE LIGHT 1-like: MDSIPTPRRSKFAKTFSKITNLKKSTKNRSNSGFCIPITAEKLRCCESKLFDEEAMAELRDRAAMEAFVAKLFAAVSSVKAAYAAQQMAQLPYDDAAVQSADQAVVDELRAVSELKRRFLKNQIDSSPPHVVVMLAEIQEQQSLMKTYEITMRKMQREIDHKSSQISSLREKLKEINRSNRVMEKTMNATGNFSVLETVSFHNLSVNDFVVVLNYALKSVRHFVKQMIRDMESANWDIDAAVNAILGGVKFSKRDHRGFAFESFVCREIFSGFDDPIFGIERIDSEKQGRRIFFFEEFKKLRSVSVSHFVKHNQSSLFGKFLKSRYLNFVHPKMEFSFCGNLNQRKTVNAGELPETEFFKMFAEMSRRVWLLHCLAFSFDGDVGIFRVEKDSRFSEVYMENVSDDVFAAAGGGLRVALTVVPGFQFRHTVVQSKVYLIPSKC; this comes from the coding sequence atgGATTCAATCCCAACTCCAAGAAGAAGCAAATTCGCAAAaacattttcaaaaataacgaACCTCAAAAAATCCACAAAGAATCGCTCGAATTCCGGATTTTGCATCCCGATCACGGCGGAAAAGCTGCGATGCTGCGAGTCGAAGCTGTTCGATGAAGAAGCCATGGCGGAGCTGCGAGACAGAGCCGCCATGGAAGCTTTCGTGGCGAAGCTCTTCGCGGCGGTTTCCTCCGTGAAGGCAGCCTACGCCGCGCAGCAAATGGCGCAGCTCCCTTACGACGACGCGGCCGTGCAGTCGGCGGATCAAGCCGTCGTCGACGAGCTGCGCGCGGTGTCGGAGCTGAAACGGCGGTTTCTGAAGAACCAGATTGATTCGTCGCCGCCGCACGTGGTGGTGATGCTGGCGGAGATTCAGGAGCAGCAGTCGCTGATGAAGACGTACGAGATCACGATGAGGAAAATGCAGCGAGAGATTGATCACAAATCGTCGCAGATTTCTTCGCTGCGggagaagttgaaagagattaaTCGAAGCAATAGAGTAATGGAGAAGACGATGAATGCTACCGGAAATTTCTCAGTTCTCGAAACGGTGTCGTTTCATAATTTGAGCGTTAATGATTTCGTCGTTGTGCTTAACTACGCGTTGAAATCTGTCAGGCATTTTGTCAAACAGATGATCCGCGATATGGAGTCCGCCAACTGGGATATCGACGCCGCCGTTAACGCGATTCTCGGCGGCGTCAAATTCAGCAAAAGGGATCATAGAGGCTTCGCGTTCGAATCATTTGTCTGTAGAGAGATTTTCAGCGGCTTCGACGATCCCATTTTCGGAATCGAGAGAATCGATTCCGAAAAGCAGGGACGCCGGATTTTCTTCTTCGAGGAGTTCAAGAAATTGAGGTCGGTCTCTGTGAGTCATTTCGTCAAACACAATCAGAGCTCGTTGTTCgggaaattcttgaaatctaggtACCTTAATTTCGTGCACCCGAAGATGGAATTTTCGTTTTGCGGCAATTTGAACCAGAGGAAAACGGTGAACGCCGGCGAGTTGCCGGAAACAGAATTCTTCAAGATGTTTGCTGAAATGTCGAGGAGAGTTTGGCTGCTACATTGTTTGGCGTTTTCTTTTGATGGTGACGTGGGGATATTTCGAGTAGAGAAAGATTCGCGGTTTTCTGAGGTGTATATGGAAAACGTCTCCGACGATGTATTCGCGGCGGCGGGCGGAGGTTTGAGGGTGGCGCTCACGGTGGTGCCCGGGTTTCAGTTCCGGCACACGGTGGTGCAAAGCAAGGTGTATTTAATTCCGTCGAAATGTTAG